From Chloroflexota bacterium, one genomic window encodes:
- a CDS encoding ABC transporter permease, which translates to MTVNESPETTGRPKKQIKQSYWNLVWWRFKRNRLAIVGAIIVLSFYFVCALFAEFFAPYLLEHKSDYLEARPQWIHFVDTEGKFHLRPFVYGLEKKIDPVLRKRTYVVDTSKRYPIYFFVRGEPYKLLGLIPMDIHLFGTDPNDPEAHVFLFGTDRLGRDLFSRIIYGGRLSLLIGLLGQIMTILLGTVLGAISGYYGGAIDMFVQRVTEFLAAFPDIPLFMALAAVIPPQWSPIWVYFMLTLILAIVRWGGLARQVRGMVLSLREREYVLAALSFGASDRRVLFRHLIPGALSHIIVIATLAIPGMILAETALSWLGLGLRPPLTSWGVLLQEVSNVRSIRFAPWLLTPVPFVITAILAYNMLGDGLRDALDPYGSR; encoded by the coding sequence ATGACTGTGAACGAGTCGCCTGAGACCACTGGGCGCCCCAAGAAGCAGATCAAGCAGAGCTATTGGAACCTGGTATGGTGGCGGTTTAAGCGGAATAGGCTGGCCATCGTGGGTGCGATCATCGTTTTGTCCTTTTATTTCGTGTGCGCGCTGTTCGCCGAGTTCTTCGCCCCGTATCTCCTGGAGCATAAGTCGGATTACCTGGAGGCTCGGCCGCAGTGGATTCATTTCGTCGATACGGAGGGGAAGTTCCACCTGCGGCCCTTCGTGTACGGTCTGGAGAAGAAGATCGATCCGGTGCTGCGGAAGCGCACGTACGTGGTGGACACGTCCAAGCGGTACCCCATCTATTTCTTCGTGCGCGGCGAGCCGTACAAGCTGCTCGGGTTGATCCCGATGGATATCCATCTCTTCGGCACCGACCCGAACGATCCGGAGGCGCACGTGTTCCTGTTCGGCACGGATCGCCTGGGGCGTGATCTCTTCTCCCGGATCATATACGGCGGCCGCCTGTCCCTGTTGATCGGCCTGTTGGGGCAGATCATGACGATCCTCTTGGGGACGGTGTTGGGCGCCATCTCCGGGTATTACGGCGGCGCGATCGATATGTTCGTCCAGCGCGTGACGGAGTTCCTGGCCGCGTTCCCGGATATTCCGCTCTTCATGGCGCTGGCGGCGGTGATCCCGCCGCAGTGGTCCCCGATCTGGGTGTACTTTATGCTCACGCTGATCCTGGCCATCGTGCGCTGGGGTGGGCTGGCCCGGCAGGTGCGAGGCATGGTGCTCTCCCTGCGCGAGCGGGAATACGTGTTGGCGGCCTTGAGTTTCGGGGCCAGCGATAGACGGGTCCTGTTCCGCCACCTGATCCCCGGCGCCTTGAGTCATATCATCGTCATCGCCACGCTGGCCATTCCCGGCATGATCCTGGCGGAGACGGCGCTGAGCTGGCTGGGGCTGGGGTTGCGGCCGCCGCTCACCAGCTGGGGGGTGCTGTTGCAGGAGGTCAGCAACGTGCGTTCCATCCGCTTCGCACCCTGGCTGCTGACCCCTGTGCCCTTCGTCATCACGGCCATCCTCGCCTATAACATGTTGGGTGACGGGCTGCGGGATGCGCTAGACCCCTACGGTAGCCGATAG